Proteins from a single region of Desulfolutivibrio sulfoxidireducens:
- a CDS encoding DUF362 domain-containing protein, whose translation MSDDIRKKSKVVFADLRARGPKENRTAKMKKLFNAAGFAKAIRPGDLTAVKLHFGERGCDTHVSPTLVRAVVDKVVEHGGRPFLTDTNTLYSGSRHNAVDHVLTALEHGFGFAATAAPIIIADGLSSTNVAEVAIHRKHFQTVKIAGDIAAAQSMMVISHFKGHEMAGFGGAVKNLAMGCAPRLGKQDQHCVRFRVDEKKCVGCGSCFKVCPQKAITMAEKTAHIDTERCIGCGECMTVCRDKAVGLDFRTDLTEFMERLVEYAYGAIKNKRNRVGFFNILANVTPDCDCVPWSDAPLVPDIGILASTDPVALDAACYDLVNAQAACPGTKLTSCTLPGEDKFAGCWPETKGEVTFTHGEAVGLGRRDYELVRLK comes from the coding sequence ATGAGCGACGATATCCGGAAAAAATCCAAGGTCGTTTTCGCGGATCTGCGGGCCAGGGGACCCAAGGAAAACCGCACCGCCAAAATGAAAAAGCTCTTCAACGCGGCCGGGTTCGCCAAGGCCATCCGCCCCGGCGACCTGACCGCCGTCAAGCTCCACTTCGGCGAACGCGGCTGCGACACCCACGTCAGCCCCACCCTGGTCCGGGCCGTGGTGGACAAGGTGGTCGAACACGGCGGCCGGCCCTTTCTGACCGACACCAACACCCTGTATTCCGGCTCCCGGCACAACGCCGTGGACCATGTGCTCACCGCCCTGGAGCACGGTTTCGGCTTCGCGGCCACGGCCGCCCCGATCATCATCGCCGACGGCCTGTCCAGCACCAACGTGGCCGAGGTGGCCATCCACCGCAAACACTTCCAAACGGTCAAGATCGCCGGGGACATCGCCGCGGCCCAAAGCATGATGGTCATCTCCCACTTCAAGGGCCACGAGATGGCCGGATTCGGCGGCGCGGTGAAAAACCTGGCCATGGGCTGCGCCCCGCGCCTGGGCAAGCAGGACCAGCACTGCGTGCGCTTCCGGGTGGACGAGAAAAAATGCGTGGGCTGCGGGTCCTGCTTCAAGGTCTGCCCGCAAAAGGCCATCACCATGGCCGAGAAAACCGCCCATATCGACACGGAAAGATGCATCGGCTGCGGCGAATGCATGACCGTGTGCCGGGACAAGGCCGTGGGCCTGGATTTCCGCACCGATCTCACGGAATTCATGGAACGTCTGGTGGAGTACGCCTACGGGGCCATCAAGAACAAACGCAACAGGGTCGGCTTCTTCAACATCCTCGCCAACGTCACCCCGGACTGCGACTGCGTGCCCTGGAGCGACGCGCCGCTGGTGCCGGACATCGGCATCCTGGCCTCCACCGACCCCGTGGCCCTTGACGCGGCCTGCTACGACCTGGTCAACGCCCAGGCCGCCTGCCCCGGCACCAAGCTGACCTCCTGTACCCTCCCCGGCGAGGACAAATTCGCCGGGTGCTGGCCCGAAACCAAAGGCGAGGTCACCTTCACCCACGGCGAGGCTGTGGGCTTGGGCCGCCGGGACTACGAACTGGTCCGGCTCAAATAG
- a CDS encoding ubiquinone/menaquinone biosynthesis methyltransferase, whose amino-acid sequence MTLSPAHDVEHGRRVASMFGRIARFYDFLNHALSLGLDIVWRKRLVAGIGLDREREGCVLDLAAGTLDVALEIARRHPRTRIVAADFTLPMLRRGQAKIKPDDAGRIFPVQADGLALPLPDASMDAATIAFGIRNIRPRQAAYAEMLRVLKPGARFCILEFGTGKRRIWGGAYNFYLTKVLPGFGRLVSGDAAAYRYLADTIRAFPDEDALAGELTKAGFTAVSHTPLASGIVFVHRAVRP is encoded by the coding sequence ATGACCCTTTCCCCCGCCCACGATGTCGAGCATGGCCGCCGTGTGGCCTCCATGTTCGGCCGTATCGCCAGGTTCTATGACTTCTTGAACCATGCGTTGAGCCTGGGACTGGACATCGTATGGCGCAAAAGGCTGGTGGCCGGAATCGGGCTGGATCGAGAGCGGGAGGGATGCGTGCTGGATCTGGCGGCCGGGACCCTGGACGTGGCCCTGGAGATCGCCCGCCGCCACCCCCGGACGAGGATCGTGGCCGCCGACTTCACCCTGCCCATGCTCAGGCGTGGACAGGCCAAGATCAAACCGGACGACGCGGGACGCATCTTTCCGGTGCAGGCCGACGGACTGGCCCTGCCCCTGCCCGACGCATCCATGGACGCGGCCACCATCGCCTTTGGCATCCGCAACATCAGGCCCCGCCAGGCGGCCTATGCGGAGATGCTGCGGGTGCTCAAGCCCGGAGCGCGCTTCTGTATCCTGGAATTCGGCACGGGCAAACGCCGCATCTGGGGCGGGGCCTACAACTTCTACCTGACGAAGGTGCTGCCCGGGTTCGGCCGGCTGGTATCCGGGGACGCCGCCGCCTACCGCTATCTGGCCGACACCATCCGGGCCTTCCCGGACGAGGACGCCCTGGCGGGCGAACTGACAAAGGCCGGATTCACCGCCGTCAGCCATACCCCCTTGGCCTCGGGCATCGTGTTCGTGCACAGGGCCGTTCGACCCTAG
- a CDS encoding tyrosine-type recombinase/integrase produces MDLGREVLTLRDTKSGKTRAAIMTGEVKAMLEGRKEHAAHAVLVFPSRTGERIGEMSNTFQIIVDRLGLNDGVTDRRQKVVFHTLRHTFASWLVESGVDLYTVKELMGHGTLAMTERYSHLAPDTLRRAVRTLENGMRQASAKGNVAEIFGS; encoded by the coding sequence GTGGATCTTGGGCGCGAGGTGCTGACCCTGCGGGATACGAAAAGCGGCAAAACCCGCGCGGCCATCATGACCGGCGAGGTCAAGGCCATGTTGGAAGGGCGGAAGGAGCACGCCGCCCATGCCGTGCTCGTCTTCCCGAGCCGCACGGGGGAACGCATCGGCGAGATGTCCAACACCTTTCAGATCATCGTGGACAGGCTCGGTCTCAATGACGGCGTCACCGACCGCCGCCAGAAAGTCGTGTTTCACACCCTGCGCCACACCTTCGCGTCCTGGCTGGTGGAATCCGGCGTGGACCTCTACACGGTCAAGGAACTCATGGGGCACGGCACGCTGGCGATGACCGAGCGCTACAGCCACCTGGCCCCAGACACCCTGCGCCGGGCGGTCAGGACTCTGGAGAACGGCATGCGGCAGGCCTCCGCCAAGGGGAACGTGGCTGAAATCTTCGGAAGCTAG
- a CDS encoding type II toxin-antitoxin system RelE family toxin: MAWTVTLTAKVKKALGKLPANVRDIFVLLQRDLELHGPTRGDWPNYSKLGAQRHHCHLRKGRPTYVAVWEIRKDEIRLIEVTYVGTHENASY; encoded by the coding sequence ATGGCATGGACGGTGACATTGACCGCGAAGGTCAAAAAAGCGTTGGGCAAACTCCCGGCCAATGTCCGCGACATCTTTGTCCTGCTCCAACGCGATCTTGAGTTGCACGGTCCGACTCGGGGAGACTGGCCGAACTATTCCAAGCTCGGCGCTCAGAGACACCATTGCCACTTGCGCAAAGGCCGCCCGACGTATGTGGCGGTTTGGGAAATCCGCAAGGACGAAATCCGCCTGATCGAGGTGACATATGTTGGAACCCACGAGAACGCCTCCTACTGA
- a CDS encoding helix-turn-helix domain-containing protein: MVELCFTGPAAKRQEAMDCLRGLGFEAKPSDAIPWRAAFPEITNAALPGVCLRGARAREGLTQKQLSEITGVPARHISEMENGKRPIGKAMAKRLGTALGVGYKVFL; this comes from the coding sequence ATGGTTGAGCTGTGCTTTACCGGCCCGGCGGCCAAGCGCCAGGAGGCTATGGACTGCTTGCGGGGTCTGGGGTTTGAGGCGAAGCCCTCGGATGCCATTCCCTGGCGGGCGGCCTTTCCGGAAATCACCAACGCCGCGTTGCCGGGCGTATGCCTGCGCGGGGCCAGAGCCAGGGAAGGCCTGACGCAGAAGCAGCTTTCGGAAATAACCGGCGTCCCCGCCCGCCACATCTCCGAAATGGAGAACGGCAAGCGTCCCATCGGCAAGGCCATGGCCAAGCGGCTGGGGACGGCGCTTGGCGTCGGATACAAGGTGTTTTTGTAG
- a CDS encoding IS5 family transposase (programmed frameshift) → MSIKSWEVSDAFWEIVEPLIPRPKRDGEKQYKRKVGGGRKPIAARTVFSAIVYVLRTGIQWKALPKEVFGSPSAIHRYFREWEQAGFFLELWQRGLSEYDDMEGIAWEWQSIDGCMNKAPMAKENSGRNPTDRGKKRGTKRHILVDGRGVPLSVVVTGANRHDVSQLKAVLANKIAEPIMDAESENLCADAGYAGEAPCKEMLAAGYKPHVRPRGEEQREKLENPSFKARRWVVEACHSWFNRFRKLTIRYEKLGATHLALIHLAAAIIALRKIKTKIIYG, encoded by the exons ATGAGCATAAAATCATGGGAAGTGTCGGACGCGTTTTGGGAGATAGTTGAGCCTTTGATCCCCAGGCCAAAGAGAGACGGTGAAAAGCAATATAAACGGAAGGTTGGAGGAGGCAGAAAGCCAATTGCGGCACGCACTGTCTTTTCCGCTATTGTGTATGTGTTGCGGACCGGCATTCAATGGAAGGCGTTACCCAAAGAAGTTTTTGGCAGTCCGAGCGCAATTCACCGGTATTTCAGAGAATGGGAACAAGCGGGCTTCTTTCTGGAACTTTGGCAGAGAGGCTTGTCCGAGTATGACGACATGGAAGGAATCGCCTGGGAATGGCAATCCATAGATGGCTGCATGAACAAAGCTCCAATGGCCAAAGAGAATTCCGGGAGAAATCCAACGGATCGAGGGAAAAAAAG AGGAACAAAGCGCCATATCCTTGTGGACGGGCGTGGCGTCCCGTTATCGGTCGTCGTCACCGGGGCCAACCGGCATGACGTCAGTCAGCTGAAAGCAGTTTTGGCAAACAAGATTGCGGAGCCGATCATGGACGCCGAGTCTGAAAACCTATGCGCGGATGCTGGATATGCGGGAGAAGCTCCTTGCAAAGAAATGCTCGCGGCCGGATACAAACCACATGTGCGCCCTCGCGGCGAAGAACAGCGAGAAAAGCTTGAAAACCCTTCTTTCAAAGCACGACGGTGGGTCGTTGAGGCCTGCCACTCTTGGTTCAATCGGTTTCGCAAGTTGACGATTCGGTATGAAAAGCTCGGGGCAACCCATTTAGCATTGATCCACTTGGCGGCGGCGATCATTGCATTACGGAAGATAAAAACCAAAATTATTTATGGATAA
- a CDS encoding DUF3987 domain-containing protein, producing MTSNPIRTNRPPVDANCLTAALAACEAGLSVLPTRKDTKAPLTTWKAYQERQASQPEIERWFSAPDTALALVCGRVSGNLEMLDFDLKGEAFAAWADVVKAEAPGLFERLVIERSQSGGRHAAYRCPDMIIPGNRKLAMRAIHTPDDAEVEIDGKRFKPRRHEDGFLVELVLIETRGEGGYFLCAPTPGYELIQGDFNRLPQLSPMERDILIHAAKAVSEWTRPAEVHGLGRGIPQDTPRQPGQDFNDRGDVRALLASHGWTSCGMRGANEQWRRPGKTTGISASLLGGRVFHCFSSNAAPFDPDQSYSPFAVYTLLTHGGQYHAAAKALAAQGFGNAPNGRPQTSNTATAQAPISRSRAPLSQSKRWELARRRFPRIAFPWDIFPTEVAASLQQLARSCATSPTPLPAQAFCMVAGAVGRKLMVGIKDSWQEPLIFWAADIRDSGAGKTPPMWAMAKEIARRQDQEHERYKAENASWERLSIKDRRGRLPPDKPRGYFSTNLTLEGVHAQLDGHPTGGMIILLNELSALISGQNQYKSGGTDRESWLCLHDGKPTRIVRAKESILITDARVQVCGGIQPGIFSKVFGGENGQFIDDGTVFRCLFTYEPSNHHALTEESWSQTNRQTWDTILSRAFDWADKQDKPFHLTFPPKSQARYFGWRNTLDVLRPDLPAPFSGFLPKAYGYAVRLAGVIHAISALHSGEDIPAELSREAMEHSMMAIHFYLAQAVDALSLLLHDGEAARPTEVSSRTILLANVLLNLAAETDNGRLAVKHVQNAYNREATPQEHVPTPRALGSMLRACGLNITTGKHDANGHRACRCLIWDEQTTAFLENIRQSLHCQQTLAQHGFLSEDMDFDESA from the coding sequence ATGACGTCTAACCCCATCCGCACCAACCGGCCCCCGGTGGACGCCAACTGCCTGACCGCCGCCCTTGCGGCCTGCGAGGCGGGCCTTTCCGTCCTCCCCACCCGCAAAGACACCAAGGCCCCGCTGACGACATGGAAGGCCTATCAGGAGCGTCAGGCTTCACAACCGGAGATCGAGCGCTGGTTCAGCGCGCCGGACACCGCCCTGGCCCTCGTCTGCGGCCGCGTCTCCGGAAATCTGGAGATGCTCGACTTCGACCTCAAGGGCGAGGCCTTCGCGGCCTGGGCCGACGTTGTCAAAGCGGAAGCCCCCGGCCTCTTCGAGCGCCTCGTCATCGAGCGAAGTCAATCCGGTGGCCGACATGCGGCCTACCGCTGCCCGGACATGATCATTCCCGGCAACCGGAAACTGGCCATGCGCGCCATCCACACGCCTGACGACGCGGAAGTCGAGATCGACGGAAAGCGGTTCAAGCCCAGACGCCATGAAGACGGCTTCCTGGTCGAACTCGTGCTGATCGAGACACGCGGCGAGGGCGGCTATTTCCTGTGCGCCCCGACGCCGGGATATGAACTGATCCAGGGCGATTTCAACCGCCTGCCGCAGTTGAGCCCCATGGAGCGGGACATCCTCATCCACGCGGCCAAGGCCGTCAGCGAATGGACCCGGCCCGCCGAGGTGCACGGGCTCGGCCGGGGCATTCCGCAAGACACTCCCCGGCAACCGGGCCAGGATTTCAACGACCGGGGGGATGTCCGCGCCCTGCTCGCCAGCCATGGCTGGACCAGTTGCGGCATGCGCGGCGCAAACGAACAATGGCGGCGGCCGGGAAAGACCACGGGCATTTCCGCGTCCCTCCTGGGCGGCAGGGTCTTCCATTGCTTTTCGTCCAACGCCGCCCCGTTCGATCCGGACCAGTCCTACAGCCCGTTCGCGGTCTACACCCTGCTCACCCATGGCGGCCAGTATCACGCCGCCGCCAAGGCCCTGGCCGCCCAGGGATTCGGGAATGCGCCGAATGGACGACCCCAGACATCAAACACCGCGACAGCGCAGGCCCCGATCTCGCGCTCCCGAGCGCCACTTTCGCAAAGCAAGCGGTGGGAACTCGCCCGGAGACGCTTCCCGCGCATCGCCTTCCCCTGGGACATCTTCCCCACCGAGGTCGCGGCGAGCCTGCAGCAACTGGCCCGTTCCTGCGCCACATCGCCCACCCCGCTCCCGGCCCAGGCCTTTTGCATGGTGGCCGGGGCCGTGGGACGCAAGCTCATGGTCGGGATCAAGGACAGTTGGCAGGAACCCTTGATTTTCTGGGCGGCGGATATCCGTGACAGCGGCGCCGGGAAAACCCCGCCCATGTGGGCGATGGCCAAAGAGATCGCACGAAGACAAGACCAGGAACACGAGCGATACAAGGCGGAGAATGCCTCGTGGGAAAGGCTTTCGATAAAAGACCGCCGAGGGCGGCTCCCGCCCGATAAGCCTCGTGGCTATTTTTCGACCAATCTGACCCTGGAAGGCGTCCACGCCCAACTCGACGGACATCCGACGGGGGGCATGATCATTCTCCTTAACGAGCTGTCCGCGCTGATTTCCGGACAAAACCAGTACAAATCTGGCGGGACGGACCGTGAAAGCTGGCTGTGCCTCCACGACGGCAAGCCCACCCGGATCGTGCGGGCCAAGGAATCCATTCTTATCACCGACGCCAGGGTGCAGGTGTGCGGCGGCATTCAACCTGGCATTTTCAGCAAGGTGTTTGGTGGGGAAAACGGTCAGTTCATCGACGACGGCACGGTGTTTCGCTGTCTTTTCACCTACGAGCCCTCAAACCACCACGCGCTGACCGAGGAATCCTGGAGCCAAACCAACCGCCAGACTTGGGACACCATCCTTTCCCGGGCTTTCGATTGGGCGGACAAACAAGACAAACCTTTCCATTTGACGTTCCCCCCCAAGTCGCAAGCTCGCTATTTCGGCTGGAGAAACACTCTCGATGTGCTGCGCCCCGACCTCCCCGCCCCGTTTAGCGGGTTCCTGCCCAAGGCTTATGGCTATGCGGTCCGGCTGGCGGGAGTGATCCACGCCATCTCGGCCCTGCACAGCGGAGAGGACATCCCGGCCGAGCTGTCGCGCGAGGCCATGGAGCACAGCATGATGGCCATCCACTTCTACCTTGCCCAGGCTGTGGACGCGCTTTCCCTGCTGCTGCACGACGGCGAGGCCGCCCGTCCCACGGAAGTCTCAAGCCGGACCATCCTTCTGGCCAACGTGCTTCTCAATCTTGCAGCCGAGACGGACAACGGACGACTCGCCGTGAAGCACGTCCAAAACGCTTACAACCGCGAGGCCACTCCCCAAGAGCACGTCCCCACGCCGCGCGCCTTGGGGAGCATGTTGCGGGCCTGCGGCTTGAACATCACGACCGGAAAGCACGACGCCAACGGACACCGGGCCTGCCGCTGCCTCATCTGGGACGAACAGACGACGGCATTCCTGGAAAACATCCGGCAAAGTCTGCATTGTCAGCAAACATTGGCCCAGCATGGCTTTTTGAGCGAAGACATGGATTTTGACGAGTCTGCATAG
- the cas3 gene encoding CRISPR-associated helicase Cas3', giving the protein MRRFSVLRYWGKTEYWRDDPRNFRGYHLLVHHCLDVAAIAHVLLDKDPLWAAKMDAACGVDGFSRTIPFFLALHDIGKFSIRFQAKSPEAQQRLGNLRSCDAASVHHAEMGQRFFRHHFRKSLLHGDILGKDAPPIRGRCHGLDTILSTVAGHHGKPVSTPTHDCFPAQDVAAALEFCCESACLLLDDEGRHVVARLAMEADERSINAFSFLFAGFVVLCDWMGSDTRSFPLLSATPDDPEAVPDVYFRNRALPAARNAVAASGVLPPRLCHVSSFTDYFPSIPTPSPVQDHMWRFAPTGPSLVIIEDLAGGGKTEAGLVTALRLAAMTPGQTILMALPTMATANAMYDRMRTAFGALFETTPPPSIILAHSSRDLHPSFRDSLGLESIPSTDTAAAAGQEETAQAQCAAWLSDNKKKALLASLGVCTIDQALLSVLPSKHGCLRLAGLARGVFIVDEAHAHDAYVHNLLCVLLRFHAAYGGSAVILSATLPESMRRDLLAAYALGQGHEPDDAPGTNAFPRVTVSCAGKATPQALAPRPDLVRTVRVDLCHDCVEMLDQAVRAAEDGAAVLWIRNTVNDARKTWRDVCSRIDPGRTTLFHARFALCDRLRIEHEVMARFGRESTPDMRRGRIVVASQVAEFSLDCDFDIPFSDIAPMDALLQRLGRGMRHLRPDASQSDRPPGYRTPRGVVLCPPFVPPPGRDWIAGFLPGTAAVYPHHGRLWATARYLADHRDIRLPEDLREAIEAVYGDSVVYPKVLERTENDATGDSICHGNLAKYNALKPEAGYCALEAWLDERIVPTRLGAALTLRLGRIVDGRVLPWAEGATPREAWGLSELRVRLEMLGELVPPPADLEAICELARQTMPDKGKFAALLPLAPHGGSGEWRTPWAALRGGRAFAQYSAWTGLDMVGGDA; this is encoded by the coding sequence ATGAGGCGATTCTCCGTGTTACGCTACTGGGGAAAAACAGAATATTGGCGTGATGACCCGCGAAACTTCCGGGGCTATCATCTCCTCGTCCATCATTGCCTGGATGTCGCCGCCATCGCACATGTCCTTCTCGACAAAGACCCGCTTTGGGCGGCAAAAATGGATGCCGCCTGTGGAGTAGACGGTTTTTCGCGGACCATCCCCTTCTTCCTCGCCCTGCACGACATAGGGAAATTCTCGATACGCTTCCAGGCCAAATCACCGGAAGCCCAGCAGCGTCTCGGCAATCTCCGCTCCTGCGATGCGGCTTCCGTGCATCACGCTGAAATGGGGCAACGCTTTTTCAGGCATCATTTTCGAAAGTCCCTCCTGCACGGAGATATCTTGGGCAAGGACGCCCCGCCCATCCGCGGGCGTTGCCATGGGCTCGACACCATCCTTTCCACTGTGGCCGGGCATCACGGCAAACCCGTTTCCACGCCCACGCATGACTGCTTTCCTGCACAGGACGTGGCGGCGGCCCTGGAATTTTGCTGCGAATCGGCCTGCCTGCTTCTCGATGACGAAGGCCGCCATGTTGTGGCTCGGCTAGCCATGGAAGCCGACGAGCGGTCCATAAACGCCTTTTCCTTTCTCTTCGCGGGATTCGTGGTCCTGTGCGACTGGATGGGCTCGGATACCCGCTCTTTTCCGCTCCTAAGCGCCACGCCGGATGATCCCGAGGCGGTCCCGGACGTGTATTTTCGAAATCGCGCCCTGCCCGCCGCGCGAAATGCCGTCGCGGCAAGCGGCGTCCTGCCCCCCAGGCTTTGCCACGTTTCTTCGTTTACAGACTATTTCCCGTCCATTCCTACACCGAGTCCGGTGCAGGACCACATGTGGCGCTTTGCGCCTACCGGGCCAAGCCTGGTCATCATCGAAGACCTGGCCGGAGGCGGCAAGACCGAGGCCGGGCTCGTCACGGCGCTTCGCCTGGCCGCCATGACACCGGGCCAGACCATCCTCATGGCCCTGCCCACCATGGCCACGGCCAACGCCATGTACGACCGAATGCGCACGGCGTTCGGCGCGCTTTTCGAAACCACTCCGCCGCCATCCATCATCCTGGCCCATTCCTCTCGTGACCTGCATCCAAGTTTTCGGGACAGCCTCGGCCTGGAGAGCATTCCATCCACAGATACTGCCGCTGCCGCCGGACAGGAGGAGACGGCACAGGCCCAGTGCGCGGCATGGCTTTCGGACAACAAAAAAAAGGCCCTCCTGGCCAGCCTCGGCGTGTGCACCATCGACCAGGCCCTGTTGTCCGTGCTGCCCTCCAAGCACGGATGCCTGCGGCTGGCGGGACTGGCCCGGGGGGTGTTCATCGTGGACGAGGCCCACGCCCACGACGCCTACGTCCACAACCTGCTGTGCGTGCTCCTGCGCTTTCACGCGGCCTACGGCGGCAGCGCCGTCATCCTCTCGGCCACGCTTCCCGAATCCATGCGCCGGGACCTGCTTGCCGCCTACGCCCTAGGACAAGGCCACGAACCGGACGACGCGCCCGGAACCAACGCATTCCCCAGGGTGACGGTCAGTTGCGCCGGGAAGGCTACGCCGCAGGCGCTCGCACCACGCCCGGACCTTGTTCGCACGGTTCGTGTGGACTTGTGCCATGACTGCGTGGAGATGCTCGACCAAGCCGTCCGGGCCGCCGAGGACGGCGCGGCCGTGCTGTGGATTCGAAATACCGTCAATGACGCCAGAAAAACATGGCGTGACGTCTGTTCCCGGATCGACCCCGGCCGCACGACCCTTTTTCATGCCCGCTTCGCCCTGTGCGACCGGTTGCGCATCGAACACGAGGTGATGGCCCGCTTCGGACGGGAAAGCACCCCGGATATGCGCCGAGGGAGGATCGTTGTCGCCTCTCAGGTCGCGGAATTCAGCCTCGACTGCGATTTTGACATCCCCTTCTCGGACATCGCCCCCATGGACGCCCTGCTGCAACGCCTCGGCCGGGGCATGCGCCATCTGCGCCCCGATGCCTCGCAAAGCGACCGGCCGCCGGGCTACCGCACACCGCGCGGCGTGGTCCTGTGCCCGCCGTTTGTGCCGCCTCCCGGCAGGGACTGGATCGCCGGTTTTTTGCCCGGCACGGCCGCCGTCTATCCGCACCACGGCAGGCTGTGGGCCACGGCCCGCTATCTGGCCGATCACCGGGATATTCGATTGCCCGAGGACCTGCGCGAGGCCATCGAGGCGGTCTATGGTGATTCCGTGGTCTATCCCAAGGTCTTGGAGCGGACGGAGAATGACGCCACTGGCGACTCGATATGCCATGGCAATCTGGCCAAATACAATGCGCTCAAGCCCGAGGCCGGCTACTGCGCCCTGGAGGCCTGGCTGGACGAACGCATCGTGCCCACGCGGCTTGGGGCGGCCTTGACCCTGCGCCTTGGGCGCATCGTCGATGGCCGGGTGCTGCCCTGGGCCGAAGGCGCGACGCCCCGGGAGGCATGGGGACTCTCTGAACTGCGGGTCAGGCTGGAGATGCTCGGGGAGTTGGTACCGCCCCCCGCCGATCTGGAGGCGATCTGCGAACTGGCCCGGCAGACCATGCCGGACAAGGGGAAATTCGCGGCGCTTTTGCCCCTGGCGCCGCACGGCGGGTCCGGGGAGTGGCGCACGCCATGGGCCGCGCTTCGCGGCGGGAGAGCTTTCGCGCAGTATAGCGCCTGGACCGGTCTTGACATGGTTGGAGGCGATGCTTAA